From Kogia breviceps isolate mKogBre1 chromosome 2, mKogBre1 haplotype 1, whole genome shotgun sequence, one genomic window encodes:
- the FGFBP3 gene encoding fibroblast growth factor-binding protein 3, with amino-acid sequence MSPLWLRASLSLLLLLLGGCLLEGAGRNQGAAGSAVESAPGPAGGSSGRFVSPERHACSWQLLPPAPGPVAGSELALRCQGPDGARHQCAYRGEPGRCPVYAARRSHYWKQVLGGLRRKRRPCQDPAPLKARLCAGKKGRGAELRLVPHATPFVSPTGAGIPRDPKLRARSRGQPREAARGPTAGAPPPPNAPPKGKPSEKKTKGGKRKAAWDPDEERPLGTRPDPDELDENAKLTETYCAEKWHSLCSFFVNFWNG; translated from the coding sequence ATGAGTCCTCTGTGGCTGCGAGCGTCTCTCtcgttgctgctgctgctgctgggtggCTGCCTCCTCGAGGGCGCCGGGAGAAACCAGGGCGCGGCCGGCAGCGCGGTCGAGTCGGCCCCGGGCCCCGCGGGCGGCTCCTCCGGTCGCTTCGTCAGCCCCGAGCGGCACGCGTGCAGCTGGCAGCTCCTGCCGCCCGCCCCAGGGCCCGTGGCGGGCAGCGAGCTGGCGCTGCGCTGCCAGGGCCCGGACGGGGCGCGCCACCAGTGTGCCTACCGCGGGGAGCCGGGGCGCTGCCCGGTATATGCCGCCAGACGCTCGCACTATTGGAAGCAGGTGCTGGGTGGGCTGCGCAGGAAGCGACGGCCCTGCCAAGACCCCGCGCCGCTCAAGGCCCGCCTGTGCGCGGGCAAGAAGGGCCGGGGCGCGGAGCTGCGCCTGGTGCCCCATGCAACCCCATTCGTCAGCCCTACTGGGGCGGGCATTCCCCGGGATCCCAAGCTCCGGGCCAGGAGCCGGGGGCAGCCCCGAGAGGCCGCGCGCGGCCCCACCGCAGGGGCCCCGCCTCCCCCGAACGCGCCGCCCAAAGGGAAGCCCTCTGAGAAGAAGACCAAAGGAGGCAAGAGAAAGGCTGCCTGGGACCCAGACGAGGAGCGACCTCTGGGGACCCGGCCCGATCCCGACGAGCTGGACGAGAACGCAAAGCTCACGGAGACCTACTGTGCTGAGAAGTGGCATTCCCTCtgcagcttctttgtcaatttctggAATGGCTGA